In Rhodanobacter humi, the following are encoded in one genomic region:
- a CDS encoding MoaD/ThiS family protein has protein sequence MKTSIALFGALREADASGAVELDVPAGSTMAELRELLVAHLAAQAPQVSAGLVRRCAFATDEEILHNHREVPVGVALAVLPPVSGG, from the coding sequence ATGAAGACATCGATTGCCCTGTTCGGCGCGCTGCGCGAGGCCGATGCCAGCGGCGCGGTGGAGCTGGACGTACCCGCCGGAAGCACGATGGCCGAGCTGCGCGAATTGCTGGTCGCGCACCTGGCTGCGCAAGCGCCGCAGGTGTCCGCCGGCCTGGTGCGGCGCTGCGCTTTCGCCACCGACGAGGAAATCCTGCACAACCACCGCGAAGTGCCGGTCGGCGTGGCGCTGGCCGTGCTGCCGCCGGTTAGTGGAGGCTGA
- the moaCB gene encoding bifunctional molybdenum cofactor biosynthesis protein MoaC/MoaB, with protein MSERATAPERQAAFHMADVRHKRITARRAVAVGELLAGSAFEAIVERRLPKGDAMGMAEVAGLQGAKSAAQLMPLCHPLALEYAELRCVPVPERRAIRIYCEAAAIARTGVEMEALAGASAALLTLYDLTKPVEPALAIVGVRLLFKEGGKKGLWFHPEGMTDAEREHYRPRGLPKLDGVPAAVITLSDRASRGDYEDVSGPLLVERLRALGAELGPAEVRADVAAPLAARLRELAAAGIRLALCTGGTGLSPRDVTPEALALAGERRVPGIAEMFRSESSQHTPLAWLSRAEAVLVGSMLVIALPGSSKAAAQGMEILAPILAHALAMVAGEGHA; from the coding sequence ATGAGCGAGCGCGCCACCGCGCCCGAGCGTCAGGCCGCGTTCCACATGGCCGACGTGCGCCACAAGCGCATCACCGCACGGCGCGCCGTGGCGGTGGGTGAACTTCTCGCCGGCAGCGCCTTCGAGGCCATCGTCGAACGCCGCCTGCCCAAGGGTGACGCCATGGGCATGGCCGAGGTGGCCGGCCTGCAAGGCGCGAAAAGCGCCGCGCAACTGATGCCGCTGTGCCATCCGCTGGCCCTGGAATACGCCGAGCTGCGCTGCGTACCGGTGCCCGAACGGCGCGCGATCCGGATCTATTGCGAGGCCGCCGCCATCGCCCGCACCGGCGTGGAGATGGAAGCGCTCGCGGGCGCCAGCGCGGCCCTGCTCACGCTCTACGACCTCACCAAACCGGTCGAACCCGCGCTCGCCATCGTCGGCGTGCGGCTGCTGTTCAAGGAAGGCGGCAAGAAGGGCTTGTGGTTCCACCCCGAGGGCATGACGGATGCCGAGCGCGAGCACTACCGCCCGCGCGGCTTGCCGAAGCTGGACGGCGTACCCGCCGCCGTGATCACGCTCAGCGACCGCGCCAGCCGCGGCGATTACGAGGACGTCTCCGGCCCCTTGCTGGTGGAACGCCTGCGCGCGCTGGGCGCCGAACTTGGCCCGGCCGAAGTACGCGCCGACGTGGCCGCGCCGCTGGCTGCGCGCCTGCGCGAGCTGGCCGCTGCCGGCATCCGCCTCGCGCTGTGTACCGGCGGCACCGGCCTCTCGCCGCGCGATGTCACGCCCGAGGCACTGGCACTGGCGGGCGAGCGCCGTGTGCCCGGCATCGCGGAAATGTTCCGCAGCGAAAGCAGTCAGCACACTCCGCTGGCGTGGCTGAGCCGCGCCGAAGCGGTGCTGGTGGGTTCCATGCTGGTGATCGCGTTGCCCGGCAGCAGCAAGGCGGCGGCGCAAGGCATGGAGATCCTCGCGCCCATCCTCGCGCATGCGTTGGCGATGGTCGCCGGCGAGGGCCACGCATGA
- the cysG gene encoding siroheme synthase CysG codes for MKLYPLFADMHGLPVLVVGGGSVARRKAAALCDAGARVTVGAPRLDDELAAQAVAGTIHWQRGEFAPGWLDGMWLVIAATDDHALNAAVAAAADERRIFANVVDDAACSRFHVPAVVDRSPLMVAISTAGAAPALARRVRETLERVLDHALGALVTLAQRQRAQIVRRHENLAGRRAFYDWLHDGPVLPLLRAAREQEAEQLLLDALCGDEPPPYKGSVVLVGAGPGHPGLLTLQALRALHTADVVLHDQLVSGEILAMARRDAERIDVGKRCGGRQMAQEQIHRLMLAHAREGRRVVRLKGGDPFVFGRGGEELAFLRRHGVACEVVPGVTAATACAAFAGIPLTHRDQAQSVCLLTAHGKAGSDALDVQALGQRGQTLAVYMGVERVDALTARLLAHGRAADTPVAIVENGSLPQQRVIVGVLAELPALVKTHAVGSPALLIVGEVAACAREHAWFGELVDGHAEVAPAARTMQMEPA; via the coding sequence ATGAAGCTGTACCCACTTTTCGCAGATATGCATGGGCTGCCAGTGCTGGTGGTAGGTGGCGGCAGCGTGGCCCGACGCAAGGCTGCTGCACTTTGCGATGCAGGTGCGCGCGTGACGGTGGGCGCGCCACGGCTGGACGACGAACTCGCCGCCCAGGCCGTGGCGGGGACGATCCACTGGCAGCGCGGCGAGTTCGCGCCCGGATGGCTCGATGGCATGTGGCTGGTGATCGCCGCCACGGACGACCACGCGTTGAATGCCGCGGTGGCCGCCGCCGCGGACGAGCGGCGCATCTTCGCCAACGTGGTGGACGATGCCGCGTGCTCGCGCTTCCACGTGCCTGCGGTGGTGGATCGTTCGCCGTTGATGGTGGCCATCTCCACCGCGGGTGCGGCACCCGCACTGGCGCGACGCGTGCGCGAGACGCTGGAACGCGTGCTGGATCACGCCCTGGGTGCGCTGGTGACGCTGGCGCAGCGCCAGCGTGCGCAGATCGTGCGCCGGCACGAAAACCTCGCCGGCCGCCGCGCCTTCTATGACTGGCTGCACGACGGCCCGGTGCTGCCGTTGCTGCGCGCCGCGCGCGAACAGGAGGCCGAACAGTTGCTGCTCGACGCCCTGTGCGGCGACGAGCCGCCGCCATACAAGGGTTCGGTGGTGCTGGTCGGTGCCGGCCCGGGCCACCCGGGCCTGCTCACGCTGCAGGCGCTGCGCGCGCTGCACACGGCAGACGTGGTGCTGCACGACCAGTTGGTGAGCGGGGAGATTCTCGCGATGGCTCGGCGCGATGCCGAGCGCATCGACGTGGGCAAGCGTTGCGGCGGCCGCCAGATGGCGCAGGAACAGATCCATCGGTTGATGCTGGCGCATGCGCGCGAGGGGCGGCGCGTGGTGCGCCTGAAGGGCGGCGATCCGTTCGTGTTCGGCCGCGGCGGCGAGGAGCTGGCCTTCCTGCGTCGCCACGGCGTCGCCTGCGAAGTGGTGCCGGGCGTCACCGCGGCCACGGCCTGCGCCGCCTTTGCCGGTATCCCGTTGACCCATCGCGACCAGGCGCAGTCGGTTTGCCTGCTGACCGCGCATGGCAAGGCGGGCAGCGATGCGCTGGACGTGCAGGCGCTTGGCCAGCGTGGACAAACCCTGGCCGTCTACATGGGCGTCGAACGGGTCGACGCGCTCACGGCGCGATTGCTCGCCCATGGGCGAGCAGCCGACACGCCGGTGGCCATCGTCGAGAACGGCAGCCTGCCGCAGCAGCGCGTGATCGTCGGCGTGCTTGCCGAATTGCCGGCACTCGTCAAAACGCATGCGGTGGGTTCGCCGGCGCTGCTGATCGTCGGCGAGGTCGCGGCCTGTGCGCGCGAGCATGCCTGGTTTGGCGAACTGGTCGATGGGCATGCCGAGGTTGCGCCGGCCGCGCGGACGATGCAGATGGAGCCGGCCTGA
- the moaA gene encoding GTP 3',8-cyclase MoaA: MRCRPEPGSGSVGTAPLADRYGRRFPYVRLSVTPACNFRCSYCLPHGYHAETGAAGPLSLEEITRLLRGFAELGMHKLRITGGEPSVRRDLTDVLRAAAAVPGVNKLAMTTNGTLLSRRLHEWMDAGLNAINVSVDSLDRAAFARITGHDRLDDILRGVEMALAGGLSMKLNAVLLRGVNDDELPRWLDYLRDHAVGLRFIELMQTGDNLAFFRDHHVRAGLLETELQEAGWQALPRAADAGPAREYRHPDYAGRIGIIAPYSKDFCAGCNRLRVTASGDLRLCLFGEFGIPLRQHLQRDDQLDDLVHAIGGQIGRKEQGHFLHEGRTGVTPHLASTGG; the protein is encoded by the coding sequence ATGCGTTGCCGTCCTGAGCCTGGGTCTGGTTCCGTGGGCACGGCCCCGCTGGCCGATCGCTACGGTCGCCGCTTTCCGTATGTGCGGCTGTCGGTCACTCCCGCGTGCAACTTCCGTTGCAGTTACTGCCTGCCGCACGGCTACCACGCCGAAACGGGCGCAGCGGGGCCGCTGTCGCTGGAAGAAATCACCCGCCTGCTGCGCGGCTTCGCCGAGCTGGGCATGCACAAGCTGCGCATCACCGGCGGCGAGCCCAGCGTGCGCCGCGACCTCACCGACGTGCTGCGTGCTGCCGCCGCGGTGCCGGGCGTGAATAAGCTCGCGATGACCACCAACGGCACGCTGCTCTCCAGGCGCCTGCACGAGTGGATGGATGCCGGGCTCAACGCCATCAACGTCAGCGTGGACAGCCTCGATCGCGCGGCCTTCGCGCGCATCACCGGCCACGACCGGCTGGACGACATCCTTCGCGGCGTGGAAATGGCACTGGCCGGCGGCCTGTCCATGAAGCTCAACGCCGTGCTGCTGCGCGGCGTCAACGACGACGAGCTGCCGCGCTGGCTGGACTACCTGCGCGACCACGCCGTGGGCCTGCGCTTCATCGAGTTGATGCAGACCGGCGACAACCTCGCGTTCTTCCGCGACCACCATGTGCGCGCCGGGCTGCTGGAAACCGAGCTGCAGGAGGCGGGCTGGCAGGCGCTGCCGCGCGCCGCCGACGCGGGCCCCGCGCGCGAGTACCGCCATCCCGATTACGCCGGCCGCATCGGCATCATCGCGCCGTACTCCAAGGACTTCTGCGCCGGCTGCAACCGCCTGCGCGTCACCGCCAGCGGCGACCTGCGCCTGTGCCTGTTCGGCGAATTCGGCATACCGCTGCGCCAGCACCTGCAGCGCGACGACCAGCTCGACGACCTGGTGCATGCCATCGGTGGCCAGATCGGCCGCAAGGAGCAGGGCCATTTTCTGCATGAAGGCCGCACCGGCGTCACGCCCCATCTTGCTTCCACCGGAGGTTGA
- a CDS encoding uroporphyrinogen-III synthase, whose product MANWSMGMPRLRRPRGRCRWSRPDGRTDGQPGVAAMNAVVESGQPLAGRCVAIPESRELDVFAALLERRGARVLRCPLVEIRDAPDPAPVLDWLRQFNAGGCDDLLLYTGEGLHRLLAALDRHAPTERAGFVARLAQVRIVARGPKPARVLRELGLRPERIAEPATTPGMIACLREFELHGRRVGVQLYGSESNAPLMDFLAEAGALALPVAPYRYADAADDADVLALIQRMWQREVDAIAFTSVQQVERLFRLADGQGQGRALDEALHRTVVAAVGPVVAEALAQRGVAVAVVPAARYHLKPLVQGLIDALPS is encoded by the coding sequence TTGGCGAACTGGTCGATGGGCATGCCGAGGTTGCGCCGGCCGCGCGGACGATGCAGATGGAGCCGGCCTGATGGACGCACCGACGGACAGCCGGGAGTCGCCGCGATGAATGCAGTCGTCGAATCCGGACAGCCGCTGGCGGGCCGCTGCGTCGCGATCCCCGAGTCGCGGGAGCTCGATGTGTTCGCGGCGTTGCTCGAACGACGTGGCGCCCGCGTCCTGCGCTGCCCGCTGGTGGAGATCCGCGACGCGCCCGATCCAGCGCCCGTGCTGGATTGGCTGCGCCAGTTCAATGCAGGCGGCTGCGACGACCTGCTGCTGTACACCGGCGAGGGATTGCATCGCCTGCTGGCCGCGCTCGACCGGCATGCGCCCACCGAGCGTGCCGGCTTCGTCGCGCGCCTGGCGCAGGTGCGCATCGTGGCGCGCGGCCCCAAACCGGCGCGGGTGTTGCGCGAACTGGGGCTGCGGCCCGAGCGCATCGCCGAACCGGCCACCACGCCGGGCATGATCGCCTGCCTGCGCGAGTTCGAGCTGCATGGCCGGCGCGTCGGCGTGCAGCTGTACGGCAGCGAGTCCAACGCGCCGCTGATGGATTTTCTCGCCGAAGCGGGCGCACTGGCCTTGCCCGTCGCTCCCTACCGTTATGCCGATGCGGCCGACGACGCCGACGTGTTGGCCTTGATCCAACGCATGTGGCAAAGGGAAGTCGACGCGATCGCATTCACCAGCGTGCAACAGGTGGAGCGTCTGTTTCGCCTGGCGGACGGCCAAGGCCAAGGTCGGGCGCTGGATGAGGCCTTGCATCGAACCGTCGTGGCCGCCGTCGGGCCTGTGGTCGCCGAGGCGCTTGCGCAACGCGGCGTGGCGGTCGCGGTCGTCCCGGCCGCTCGCTATCACCTGAAGCCGCTCGTGCAGGGGTTGATCGATGCGTTGCCGTCCTGA
- a CDS encoding molybdopterin molybdotransferase MoeA — protein sequence MLAPEAALRLILAECTALPAENCALDDALGRVLAEAVIAPEALPPFDNSAMDGYALAGGSEPLPAGSEWLIEGEQAAGDGASRARHGAWEIMTGARVPDGLDRVIAVEQTERLDAPPRVRLKAAVAAGDNLRRAGSDVAQGVAVLAAGILLAPNHLMLLAALGVARVRVATRPRLAVLCTGRELVDAAGAALAPGQIRNSNGPHLAAALPRAGAELVHRETVGDEVEAFLAAFARARDAGARVVISTGAVSMGRYDFVPEALQQLGATAIFHKLAIRPGKPLLFARLPDGTLFFGLPGNPIAVAVGLRFFVEPALRTMLGLPHEVPWRVSLTADYAKKPRLRFHLKARVAMDAQGGLSAQVLEGQESYRIRSLTEANAWAVIPLEANTLAAGSLVEVYGPSHLHSPDFGGSHA from the coding sequence CTGCTGGCTCCCGAAGCCGCGCTGCGGCTGATCCTCGCCGAATGCACAGCATTGCCCGCCGAGAACTGCGCGCTGGATGACGCGCTGGGCCGCGTGCTGGCCGAAGCGGTGATCGCACCCGAGGCCTTGCCGCCGTTCGACAACTCGGCGATGGACGGCTACGCGCTCGCCGGCGGCAGCGAGCCCTTGCCGGCCGGCAGCGAGTGGCTGATCGAAGGCGAGCAGGCCGCGGGCGACGGCGCCAGCCGTGCGCGGCATGGCGCCTGGGAAATCATGACCGGCGCGCGCGTGCCCGACGGCCTCGACCGCGTGATCGCGGTGGAGCAGACCGAACGCCTGGACGCGCCGCCGCGCGTGCGCCTGAAAGCCGCCGTGGCGGCGGGCGACAACCTGCGCCGCGCCGGTTCCGACGTGGCGCAGGGCGTGGCCGTGCTCGCCGCCGGCATCTTGCTTGCGCCCAATCACTTGATGCTGCTGGCCGCGTTGGGCGTGGCGCGAGTGCGGGTGGCGACGCGTCCGCGCCTGGCCGTGCTGTGCACCGGCCGCGAGCTGGTGGACGCGGCCGGCGCCGCGCTCGCGCCGGGGCAGATCCGCAATTCCAACGGCCCGCATCTCGCCGCGGCTTTGCCGCGCGCGGGCGCCGAGCTGGTGCATCGCGAAACCGTGGGCGACGAGGTGGAGGCCTTCCTCGCCGCCTTCGCGCGCGCCCGCGATGCCGGTGCGCGCGTGGTGATTTCCACCGGCGCGGTGTCGATGGGCCGTTACGACTTCGTGCCCGAGGCATTGCAGCAACTCGGCGCCACCGCGATCTTCCACAAGCTGGCGATCCGCCCCGGCAAGCCGCTGCTGTTCGCGCGCCTGCCCGACGGCACGCTGTTCTTCGGCCTGCCGGGCAACCCCATCGCGGTGGCGGTGGGGCTGCGCTTCTTCGTCGAGCCCGCACTGCGCACCATGCTTGGCCTGCCGCACGAAGTGCCCTGGCGCGTGTCGCTGACCGCCGACTACGCGAAGAAGCCGCGCCTGCGCTTTCACCTCAAGGCGCGCGTGGCGATGGATGCGCAAGGCGGTCTCAGCGCGCAGGTGCTGGAAGGGCAGGAGTCCTACCGCATCCGCTCGCTGACCGAGGCCAATGCCTGGGCGGTGATTCCGCTGGAGGCGAACACGTTGGCTGCCGGCAGTCTGGTCGAGGTCTACGGCCCCAGCCATTTGCACAGCCCTGATTTCGGCGGGAGCCACGCATGA
- a CDS encoding molybdenum cofactor biosynthesis protein MoaE has translation MDGLHVAVVERRVAALDVAAALDFVADPRFGGIASFIGRVRDHNVGRVVTGISYDLFVPLALNQFRAIAERALAEVGAPLKLWIAHAKGDLAIGDLAVVVAAGTPHRDEAFRACRLAIEAVKRESPIWKQEHYVDGDSAWSEGCSLCEEERQFTHTHSHAAHGHDR, from the coding sequence ATGGACGGCTTGCATGTCGCCGTGGTGGAACGCCGCGTGGCCGCGCTGGACGTGGCCGCGGCGCTGGATTTCGTGGCCGATCCGCGCTTCGGCGGCATCGCCAGCTTCATCGGCCGGGTGCGCGACCACAACGTGGGGCGCGTCGTCACCGGCATCAGCTACGACTTGTTCGTGCCGCTGGCGTTGAACCAGTTTCGCGCCATCGCCGAGCGCGCGCTGGCCGAGGTGGGCGCGCCGCTGAAGCTGTGGATCGCGCATGCAAAAGGGGATCTCGCCATCGGCGATCTCGCCGTGGTGGTGGCTGCCGGTACGCCGCACCGTGACGAGGCCTTCCGCGCCTGCCGGCTGGCCATCGAGGCGGTGAAACGCGAGTCACCGATCTGGAAGCAGGAACACTACGTGGACGGCGACAGCGCCTGGAGCGAAGGCTGCTCGCTGTGCGAGGAAGAGCGCCAGTTCACCCACACCCATTCGCATGCCGCGCATGGCCACGATCGCTGA
- the mobA gene encoding molybdenum cofactor guanylyltransferase, with amino-acid sequence MATIAEDRPCIGVLLAGGQSSRMGCDKALLDWHGQPLIEHQLATLRAAGVDALRVSGERPAHRGVADLAPQLGPVGGLMSVAASVTAEAELLVIPVDMPRLSGALLQRLRTERRQARSVAFAEHVLPWRFRLDAASRALLQTLAQSAEKRARSLRALQAAMETEALALSKDEAAQLVDCNTPELWNEMSR; translated from the coding sequence ATGGCCACGATCGCTGAGGATCGCCCCTGCATCGGCGTGCTGCTGGCCGGCGGCCAGTCCAGCCGCATGGGGTGCGACAAGGCACTTTTGGACTGGCACGGCCAGCCGTTGATCGAGCATCAACTGGCCACGCTGCGCGCGGCGGGCGTCGATGCACTGCGCGTGAGCGGAGAGCGCCCCGCGCATCGCGGCGTGGCCGATCTCGCCCCGCAGCTCGGCCCGGTCGGTGGCCTCATGAGCGTGGCAGCCAGCGTGACGGCTGAGGCCGAGCTGCTGGTGATCCCGGTGGACATGCCGCGCTTGTCCGGCGCGCTGTTGCAGCGGTTGCGCACGGAGCGCCGTCAGGCGCGCAGCGTGGCGTTTGCCGAACACGTGCTGCCGTGGCGCTTTCGTCTGGACGCCGCCAGCCGCGCCTTGCTGCAGACGCTGGCGCAATCGGCGGAGAAGCGCGCGCGTTCGCTGCGCGCGCTGCAGGCGGCGATGGAAACCGAAGCGCTGGCCTTGTCGAAGGACGAGGCGGCGCAACTCGTGGACTGCAATACCCCCGAACTCTGGAACGAGATGAGCCGATGA